A section of the Flavobacterium ardleyense genome encodes:
- a CDS encoding Fpg/Nei family DNA glycosylase, whose amino-acid sequence MPELPEVEGYKKYIDNTVLNQKIKQFDCRDNRLLKASTEDFEKYLINEELTETVRIGKYLFVKKTGKKILVIHFGMTGRPNYYKDEDERPKYGHIVLTFQNGFHFAYENKRKFGWWDLIDSIEDYKEDRKLSDDARDLRLKDFKSSLESRKTFIKAVLMDQSVAAGVGNWMADDILYQAKIHPKTKAQDLSEKDIEDIFKAMKNVIEVAIKNDAHYDDFPDYFLIHNRKEGATCFHTGGIIEKIKVGGRSTYFSPEWQKMKE is encoded by the coding sequence ATGCCAGAATTACCAGAAGTAGAAGGTTATAAAAAGTATATAGACAATACTGTTCTAAATCAGAAAATAAAGCAATTTGACTGTCGAGACAATCGATTGCTAAAAGCTTCGACTGAAGATTTTGAAAAGTATCTAATTAACGAAGAACTTACAGAAACGGTCCGAATCGGGAAATATCTATTTGTCAAAAAAACGGGCAAAAAGATTTTGGTGATTCACTTCGGAATGACTGGTCGACCCAATTACTACAAAGACGAAGATGAGCGTCCAAAATATGGACATATCGTGCTTACTTTCCAAAATGGTTTTCATTTCGCCTACGAGAACAAACGTAAATTTGGTTGGTGGGATTTGATCGATTCTATCGAGGATTATAAGGAAGATCGTAAACTCAGCGACGATGCAAGAGACTTGAGATTAAAAGACTTTAAAAGCTCATTAGAAAGTAGAAAAACTTTTATCAAAGCCGTATTGATGGACCAAAGTGTGGCGGCTGGTGTAGGCAACTGGATGGCCGATGATATTTTGTACCAAGCCAAAATTCATCCTAAGACAAAAGCGCAGGATTTATCCGAAAAGGACATTGAAGATATCTTTAAGGCAATGAAAAATGTAATTGAAGTAGCTATCAAAAATGACGCTCATTATGATGATTTTCCTGATTACTTTTTAATTCATAACCGGAAAGAAGGCGCGACTTGCTTTCATACTGGAGGAATAATTGAAAAAATAAAAGTAGGCGGACGCTCCACTTATTTTTCACCAGAATGGCAGAAAATGAAGGAATAG
- a CDS encoding DUF4265 domain-containing protein, protein MINIKDNSVKVGFVQKTGEGEFETETIWCEKIDDENFIVDNIPFIAKRISLGDTIKAEYDSDDEMYYFDDFVKTSGNSTIRIIFYNDKYIDSTREWLTKSGCESEVLQARSIVAVNVAKKVNYTPIRAFLEEGEQKGNWVYEESCLEHEY, encoded by the coding sequence ATGATAAATATTAAAGACAACTCCGTTAAGGTGGGTTTTGTCCAAAAAACTGGAGAAGGAGAGTTTGAAACTGAAACTATTTGGTGTGAAAAAATCGATGATGAAAATTTCATAGTGGATAATATTCCTTTTATTGCCAAAAGAATTTCTTTAGGAGATACTATTAAAGCTGAATATGATTCAGATGATGAAATGTATTACTTTGATGATTTTGTTAAGACATCAGGCAACAGTACAATAAGAATCATTTTTTATAATGACAAGTATATTGATTCAACTAGGGAGTGGTTAACTAAAAGTGGATGTGAATCTGAAGTTTTACAGGCAAGAAGTATTGTAGCGGTAAACGTCGCTAAAAAGGTTAATTATACTCCTATTAGAGCTTTTCTTGAAGAAGGCGAGCAAAAAGGAAACTGGGTCTATGAAGAATCATGCTTAGAACATGAATATTAA
- a CDS encoding HNH endonuclease: protein MKLIITLTMLSVLLYSPVQQNAIKRRYKMEFEEKIKSQNSVITFEKEIYRRKLPDGKIVKGKIEYSDQTILVIDKETSLQMEFFEREMKNDTIYFKTKDLKEVESKNKKGVTPSKTETQVDHVVPKSKGGSGTPNNGQVLCRDCNIKKSNN, encoded by the coding sequence ATGAAATTAATCATCACACTTACAATGCTCTCTGTGCTTCTTTATTCTCCAGTACAGCAAAATGCTATAAAGAGAAGATATAAAATGGAGTTTGAAGAAAAAATTAAATCTCAAAATTCAGTTATCACTTTTGAAAAGGAGATTTATCGAAGAAAGCTACCTGATGGAAAAATTGTAAAGGGAAAAATTGAATACTCCGACCAAACCATACTTGTGATTGATAAAGAAACTTCCTTACAAATGGAATTTTTTGAGAGAGAAATGAAAAATGATACGATTTATTTTAAAACAAAAGATTTAAAAGAAGTTGAGAGTAAAAATAAAAAAGGAGTTACGCCATCTAAAACTGAAACACAAGTTGACCACGTAGTACCGAAGTCAAAAGGAGGAAGTGGAACACCTAACAATGGACAGGTTTTATGTAGAGATTGTAATATAAAGAAAAGTAATAACTAG
- the hppD gene encoding 4-hydroxyphenylpyruvate dioxygenase: MSKEVKSVEYGLEKIFEGAQDFLPLLGTDYVEFYVGNAKQAAHYYKTTFGYQSLAYAGLETGVRDRASYVLKQDKIRLVFTTPLTADSPINDHLRKHGDGVKVAALWVEDATSAYEETMKRGARSFMEPTTESDEFGQVVRSGIYTYGETVHIFVERKNYNGVFLPGYKEWKSDYNPAPVGLKYIDHMVGNVGWNEMNVWVKWYEEVMGFVNFLSFDDKQITTEYSALMSKVMSNGNGRIKFPINEPAEGKKKSQIEEYLDFYGGPGIQHIAIATDDIITTVAELRARGIEFLSAPPHAYYEAIPARLGAHMDMMKEDLTKIEELAIMVDADEEGYLLQIFTKPQQDRPTLFFEIIQRMGAKGFGAGNFKALFESIEREQELRGTL, from the coding sequence ATGAGCAAAGAAGTAAAATCAGTAGAATACGGATTAGAGAAGATTTTTGAAGGAGCACAAGATTTTCTTCCTCTTTTAGGAACAGATTACGTAGAGTTTTACGTAGGGAATGCAAAGCAAGCAGCACATTATTACAAAACAACTTTTGGCTATCAATCGCTTGCTTATGCAGGACTAGAAACTGGAGTTCGTGATCGTGCATCTTATGTGCTTAAGCAAGATAAAATCAGACTTGTTTTCACCACGCCACTTACTGCAGACTCTCCAATTAATGACCATTTGCGTAAGCATGGAGATGGCGTGAAAGTAGCAGCTCTGTGGGTAGAAGATGCCACTTCTGCCTACGAAGAAACGATGAAGAGAGGGGCGCGTTCTTTTATGGAGCCTACAACTGAATCTGATGAATTTGGACAAGTAGTTCGTTCAGGAATCTATACATATGGCGAAACAGTTCACATATTTGTAGAGAGAAAAAATTACAACGGAGTTTTCTTACCAGGATATAAAGAGTGGAAATCAGATTACAATCCAGCTCCTGTTGGTCTAAAATATATAGATCACATGGTTGGAAATGTGGGTTGGAACGAAATGAATGTTTGGGTTAAGTGGTACGAGGAAGTAATGGGATTTGTAAATTTCCTATCTTTTGATGACAAACAAATTACTACAGAATATTCTGCTCTTATGAGTAAGGTGATGTCAAACGGTAATGGTCGAATCAAATTTCCAATTAACGAGCCTGCCGAAGGAAAGAAAAAATCACAAATTGAAGAATATCTAGACTTTTACGGTGGACCTGGAATTCAGCATATCGCAATTGCAACAGATGATATCATTACAACGGTAGCGGAGCTTCGCGCTCGTGGAATTGAATTTCTGTCTGCGCCACCACATGCCTACTACGAAGCAATTCCGGCACGATTAGGTGCTCACATGGATATGATGAAAGAGGATCTTACTAAAATCGAAGAACTTGCCATAATGGTAGATGCTGATGAGGAAGGATATTTATTACAAATCTTTACAAAGCCACAACAAGACAGACCGACCTTGTTTTTTGAGATAATTCAGAGAATGGGAGCAAAAGGTTTTGGTGCAGGCAACTTTAAAGCATTGTTTGAATCAATTGAAAGAGAGCAAGAACTTAGAGGAACTTTATAA
- a CDS encoding tryptophan 2,3-dioxygenase family protein, whose translation MSYSDNTENLIDRLDEKFKKINQKTDTHLEGLIWAKPITYWDYINTDALLNLQIQRTTLPDEMVFIMYHQVNELLFKMILWEIDQISESQTITTKFFTERLMRISRYFDMLTTSFDIMGDGMEVEQYMKFRNTLTPASGFQSAQYRVIEFASTDLINLIDYRFRATIDRNTPYSHALDHLYWQAAGKDHATGHKSYLLNAFEGKYKESFLRDMEKYNTTNIWQKFKQLPEEERKNPELIQAMRHYDHTVNITWVMGHLNAARKYIDSGQGTGEATGGSDWKKYMHPKYQRRIFFPELWSEQELKEWGEEK comes from the coding sequence ATGAGTTATTCAGACAACACAGAGAATTTAATTGATAGACTTGACGAGAAATTTAAAAAAATTAATCAAAAAACAGATACGCATTTAGAAGGACTTATTTGGGCCAAGCCTATCACGTATTGGGATTATATTAATACTGATGCATTGCTTAATTTGCAAATCCAACGCACAACTCTTCCTGACGAAATGGTCTTTATCATGTACCATCAAGTAAATGAATTGTTATTCAAAATGATTCTCTGGGAAATAGATCAAATCTCGGAAAGTCAAACGATCACTACCAAATTCTTTACAGAGAGGTTAATGCGAATCTCTCGTTACTTTGATATGCTTACGACTTCCTTTGATATTATGGGTGATGGAATGGAAGTAGAACAATATATGAAATTTAGAAATACTCTTACTCCAGCGAGTGGTTTTCAAAGTGCGCAATACCGAGTAATTGAATTTGCATCTACCGATTTAATCAATCTTATCGACTACAGATTTAGAGCTACCATAGATAGAAACACTCCCTATTCACACGCTTTAGATCACCTATACTGGCAAGCAGCAGGGAAAGATCATGCTACTGGACACAAATCATATTTGCTAAATGCTTTTGAAGGAAAGTATAAAGAGTCGTTTTTGAGAGACATGGAAAAATATAATACAACAAATATCTGGCAGAAATTTAAACAATTGCCAGAAGAGGAAAGAAAAAATCCAGAACTGATCCAAGCGATGCGTCATTATGACCATACGGTAAATATCACGTGGGTTATGGGGCATTTGAATGCTGCACGCAAATATATCGATAGTGGGCAAGGTACAGGAGAGGCTACTGGCGGAAGTGATTGGAAAAAATACATGCATCCAAAATATCAAAGACGTATATTCTTCCCAGAATTATGGAGCGAACAAGAGCTTAAAGAATGGGGCGAAGAGAAATAG
- a CDS encoding RHS repeat domain-containing protein, producing MYQNSPDLFSFKINYDQVENPVGNVTALYNGNISETYWRTASSNIKRSYGYEYDNLNRLTNAIYLKSDAQTDAYNEALSYDANGNILTLARNGNYDIAPTTIEIDKLNYTYDSYNQNRLIKVTDLTNSPLGFSDGANNPTEYDYDGHGNMIRDDNKGITSILYNHLNLPTQITFSGTTTRKINYLYSAFGTKQKKVVTDGTVITTTDYLSGFQYQNNVLEFFPHAEGYVKYTEGYFNYVFNYTDHLGNVRLSYAQDPNGFATRILEETDEGGSPNTKKNIVLVRQNHYYPFGLKHTNYDNGTRRFMRGIGEGDDFPIFIAPDIFGSGSYKYKYNGKELQDELGLNWYDYHARNYDPALGRWMNIDPLAEFGRRWTPYNYALNNPIYFIDPDGMRQAPNEGRNNGDYDKFNQDKGKNFDKSFDSKEGKYPDYDSNQAPENYADVENFEPNYIGGKSDGPGKGTKEKKKKTVKQIDNVKKITKSVEGTSQALTFTGRASKFIKMLGNVAGPISTISEVASNTVQLKDGEISTSRFSFRMIGTGTGAVIGTYIGGPPGFVVGVAVDVVFQATESAYDTIVPEIANSLNNFENTMKNACLNAK from the coding sequence TTGTACCAAAACTCTCCAGATCTATTTTCTTTCAAAATAAATTATGATCAGGTCGAGAATCCTGTTGGTAATGTCACAGCTTTGTACAATGGGAATATTTCCGAAACCTATTGGCGAACAGCAAGTAGTAATATTAAGCGTAGTTACGGCTATGAATATGACAATCTCAACCGTCTTACCAATGCTATTTATCTAAAATCGGATGCACAAACCGATGCCTATAATGAAGCATTAAGCTATGATGCCAATGGAAATATTCTGACTTTGGCACGCAACGGAAATTATGATATTGCACCAACAACCATTGAAATAGATAAACTCAATTATACGTATGACTCTTATAATCAAAATCGTCTTATAAAGGTGACCGACTTAACCAATAGTCCTTTAGGTTTTTCTGATGGCGCTAATAATCCTACAGAATATGATTACGATGGTCACGGCAATATGATACGTGATGACAATAAAGGAATTACAAGCATTCTATACAACCATCTAAACTTACCAACACAAATCACTTTTTCTGGAACGACTACTCGCAAAATTAATTACCTTTATAGTGCATTTGGCACAAAGCAGAAAAAAGTAGTAACGGATGGAACGGTTATCACGACTACCGATTATCTAAGTGGCTTCCAATATCAAAACAACGTTCTTGAATTTTTCCCGCATGCAGAGGGATATGTAAAATATACCGAAGGGTATTTTAATTATGTTTTTAACTATACGGATCATCTAGGCAATGTGCGTTTGAGTTATGCGCAAGACCCAAATGGTTTCGCTACAAGGATTCTGGAAGAAACCGACGAAGGAGGTTCGCCGAACACCAAAAAAAATATAGTTTTAGTGAGGCAAAATCACTACTATCCTTTTGGGCTTAAGCATACAAATTACGATAATGGAACTCGGAGATTTATGCGAGGCATTGGCGAAGGTGATGATTTTCCAATATTTATTGCTCCAGATATTTTTGGGAGTGGGAGTTATAAGTATAAGTATAACGGTAAAGAATTACAGGATGAACTCGGATTAAATTGGTATGATTATCATGCTAGGAATTACGATCCTGCATTAGGACGTTGGATGAATATTGATCCGTTGGCGGAGTTCGGTCGCAGATGGACACCTTACAACTATGCTCTTAATAACCCAATTTACTTCATTGATCCTGATGGAATGAGACAAGCACCAAACGAAGGCAGAAATAATGGAGATTATGATAAATTTAATCAGGATAAAGGGAAAAATTTTGATAAAAGTTTTGATTCTAAAGAAGGTAAATATCCAGATTATGACTCTAATCAAGCTCCAGAAAATTATGCGGATGTAGAAAATTTTGAACCAAATTATATTGGTGGGAAAAGTGATGGACCTGGTAAGGGAACAAAAGAAAAAAAGAAAAAAACAGTTAAACAAATTGATAATGTAAAAAAAATCACTAAATCAGTAGAAGGAACTTCACAAGCTTTAACATTTACAGGTCGCGCAAGTAAATTCATTAAAATGTTAGGAAATGTAGCAGGGCCTATTTCAACAATTTCAGAAGTAGCTTCCAATACTGTCCAGCTTAAGGATGGTGAGATATCAACAAGCAGATTTTCCTTTAGAATGATTGGAACTGGCACAGGAGCTGTCATAGGAACGTATATAGGAGGCCCCCCAGGCTTTGTAGTTGGTGTAGCTGTTGATGTTGTATTTCAAGCAACGGAAAGTGCTTACGATACAATAGTTCCTGAAATCGCGAACAGCTTAAATAACTTTGAAAATACTATGAAAAATGCATGTTTAAATGCAAAGTAA
- a CDS encoding homogentisate 1,2-dioxygenase, protein MPIYHKLGKFPQKRHTQFEKPEGGLYYEQLFGTEGFSGNSALLYHTHRPTQVKEIRDSYSIAPKIAIGKNIKSLLLKGFDVKPQDDFLDSRTPMLVNNDCTIGLAAPRKSLREYFYKNADADEMLFIHKGSGTLRTMMGNIPFKYGDYLIIPRGIIYQIDFDTEENRLLYVESFAPIYTPRRYKNESGQHLEHSPFCERDFILPSNLETHDEKGDFLIKIRKENMMHELVYATHPFDVVGWDGYNFPYGFSIHNFEPITGRVHLPPPIHQTFETSTFVICSFVPRLYDYHPKSIPAPYNHSNIDSEEILYYVDGDFMSRNNIEQGHITVHPKGIVHGPAPGAMERSIGHTETQELAVMIDTFKSLQVTEAAMAIDDGKYYKSWVE, encoded by the coding sequence ATGCCTATATACCACAAATTGGGAAAGTTCCCACAAAAAAGACACACACAGTTTGAAAAACCAGAAGGTGGACTCTATTATGAGCAGCTTTTTGGGACTGAAGGTTTTTCTGGAAATTCAGCGCTACTTTATCATACGCACAGACCAACGCAAGTAAAGGAAATAAGAGATTCGTACTCGATAGCGCCAAAAATTGCAATCGGAAAAAATATTAAATCCCTTCTTCTCAAAGGTTTTGATGTAAAACCACAAGATGATTTTCTCGACAGCCGCACTCCAATGCTTGTCAACAACGATTGTACAATTGGTCTTGCGGCACCACGTAAATCACTCCGCGAATATTTTTATAAGAATGCCGATGCCGATGAGATGTTGTTTATTCATAAAGGCTCGGGAACATTGCGTACGATGATGGGAAATATTCCATTTAAATATGGAGATTACCTAATTATCCCTCGCGGAATTATCTACCAAATCGATTTTGATACCGAAGAGAATCGGCTTTTATATGTCGAATCTTTCGCACCAATTTACACGCCACGTCGTTACAAAAATGAGTCGGGACAGCATTTAGAACATTCGCCATTTTGCGAACGCGATTTTATTTTGCCGTCAAACTTGGAAACGCATGACGAAAAAGGCGATTTCCTGATCAAAATTCGTAAAGAAAATATGATGCATGAGTTGGTTTACGCCACGCATCCCTTTGATGTTGTTGGATGGGACGGGTACAATTTCCCGTACGGTTTCAGCATCCATAATTTTGAACCAATTACAGGTCGCGTTCACTTACCGCCGCCAATTCATCAGACATTTGAGACGAGCACTTTTGTAATTTGTTCATTCGTACCGCGCCTTTACGACTATCATCCAAAGTCAATTCCTGCACCTTACAATCATAGTAATATTGATAGTGAAGAGATTTTATACTACGTAGATGGCGATTTTATGTCACGTAATAATATCGAGCAAGGTCATATTACAGTGCATCCAAAAGGCATCGTACATGGGCCTGCGCCGGGAGCAATGGAACGCAGTATTGGGCATACCGAAACTCAGGAATTAGCAGTTATGATTGACACTTTTAAGTCTTTACAAGTAACAGAGGCAGCAATGGCAATTGACGACGGTAAATATTACAAATCTTGGGTCGAATAG
- a CDS encoding DUF3108 domain-containing protein, whose protein sequence is MKKYIFLLLFVVMTSFNARNQSSFGAGEFVKLRIHYGVLNAGYATLEVKDAVVNNKKVFHAVGKGYTTGMSRFFFKVDDTYESYFDKETGLPYRFIRKIDEGGYTKNMEGFFDQSADKVLVKDYKSGSSKSFNVVNNTQDVMSMFYYLRNHPNIDNLKVGESVAVNMFFDEEVSQFKLKFVGKENVDTKYGRIPSMIFKPLVQSGRVFKEQESVTVWISADQNKIPVRIKADLKVGSLKADLDGLRGLKYPLGVIKK, encoded by the coding sequence ATGAAAAAATATATATTTTTACTTCTATTTGTCGTAATGACAAGTTTTAATGCTCGCAATCAAAGTAGTTTTGGTGCAGGCGAATTTGTAAAACTACGAATCCATTATGGCGTTCTCAACGCCGGTTACGCAACGCTCGAAGTTAAAGATGCTGTTGTCAATAATAAAAAGGTTTTTCATGCCGTTGGTAAAGGATATACAACGGGAATGTCTCGCTTCTTCTTTAAGGTGGATGATACTTACGAAAGTTATTTTGACAAAGAAACAGGATTGCCTTACAGATTTATACGAAAAATTGACGAAGGTGGATATACCAAAAACATGGAGGGATTCTTTGACCAATCTGCAGACAAAGTTTTAGTGAAGGACTATAAATCAGGTTCAAGTAAATCTTTTAATGTTGTAAATAATACACAAGATGTAATGTCGATGTTTTATTACTTAAGAAATCATCCAAATATTGATAATCTTAAAGTTGGAGAATCTGTTGCAGTAAATATGTTTTTTGATGAGGAAGTCTCACAATTTAAACTCAAATTTGTAGGCAAAGAAAATGTAGATACCAAATATGGTCGAATTCCTTCGATGATTTTCAAACCGCTTGTTCAATCAGGACGTGTTTTTAAAGAGCAGGAATCCGTTACAGTTTGGATATCAGCCGATCAGAATAAAATTCCAGTTCGTATAAAAGCTGATCTAAAGGTAGGATCGCTCAAAGCTGACTTGGATGGACTTCGTGGACTAAAATATCCACTGGGTGTAATTAAAAAATAA
- a CDS encoding peptidoglycan DD-metalloendopeptidase family protein has protein sequence MKRISLLFLLLTLIGCGEKKSNEKTEPTLTKIVIPERLAFGFNLNDFNVVDDTIRKGDTFGAILGKQNLGDFLPFEVVEKVRDSFDVRLMRVGKPYTILQSKDAKKQMEVFIYQPDRLNYYVLDLRDSITVKKITRPVTIKRRTIAGKLDGSLSEALADARVEASLAARISKIYQWSIDFFKLQKGDKFAITFTERFINDSIYDGVDSLEASFFEYKGQKIYAFPYSQDPGTDKIDYYDAEGKPLKNFFLKAPLKFSRISSRFSPRRFHPVQSVWKAHKGTDYAAPTGTPIMSTAAGVVELAGYTAGNGNFVKVKHNGTYSTQYLHMSKILVRKGQRVTQGQIIGKVGSTGLATGPHVCYRFWKNGVQVDALKMRLPSAMPMESKYKERYLAQIKPLKQELDSVANLH, from the coding sequence TTGAAAAGGATATCCCTACTGTTTCTGTTACTCACTCTGATTGGCTGCGGCGAGAAAAAATCAAATGAGAAAACAGAACCAACTCTTACAAAAATAGTAATACCCGAAAGACTTGCATTCGGTTTTAATCTAAATGATTTTAATGTTGTTGATGACACAATTCGCAAAGGCGATACTTTTGGTGCGATCTTAGGAAAGCAGAATTTAGGAGATTTCCTTCCATTTGAAGTTGTTGAGAAAGTGCGTGATTCTTTTGATGTGCGACTGATGCGCGTTGGTAAACCATACACAATCTTGCAGTCAAAAGATGCTAAGAAGCAGATGGAAGTATTTATCTATCAGCCGGATCGACTCAACTACTACGTTTTGGACTTACGCGACTCAATTACAGTCAAGAAAATTACCAGACCTGTTACCATAAAGAGAAGAACCATTGCTGGAAAGCTTGATGGTTCCTTGTCAGAAGCACTAGCAGATGCAAGAGTAGAAGCAAGTTTAGCGGCACGAATTTCCAAAATTTACCAGTGGTCAATTGATTTTTTTAAACTACAAAAAGGAGATAAGTTTGCTATTACATTTACCGAAAGATTTATCAATGACAGTATTTACGACGGCGTAGATAGTCTCGAAGCATCATTTTTTGAATATAAAGGTCAGAAAATCTATGCTTTTCCGTATTCTCAAGATCCCGGTACAGATAAAATTGACTATTATGATGCTGAAGGGAAACCGTTGAAAAACTTCTTCTTAAAAGCGCCGTTAAAATTTAGTAGAATTTCATCACGATTTTCGCCTCGACGTTTTCATCCGGTACAATCCGTGTGGAAGGCGCATAAAGGAACAGATTATGCGGCGCCTACAGGAACGCCAATTATGTCTACTGCGGCAGGTGTAGTGGAACTAGCAGGATATACCGCTGGAAATGGAAACTTCGTAAAAGTGAAGCACAACGGTACGTACTCAACTCAATATTTACATATGTCCAAAATTCTTGTTCGAAAAGGACAACGTGTTACCCAAGGTCAGATTATCGGCAAGGTGGGAAGTACAGGCTTAGCCACCGGACCACATGTATGTTACAGATTTTGGAAAAATGGCGTGCAAGTTGATGCCCTCAAAATGCGATTGCCTAGTGCTATGCCGATGGAGAGTAAATATAAAGAGAGATACCTAGCACAAATTAAACCGCTCAAGCAAGAGCTTGATAGTGTTGCAAATCTTCACTAG
- a CDS encoding sodium-dependent transporter: MAVKSESWGTRTGLILAMAGNAVGLGNFLRFPVQAVQNGGGAFIIPYLVCFLLMGIPLLYIEWASGRFGGKFGNHSTPYIFDSMVKGRVLKYIGVFGIFTNVAVAAYYCYIESWTISYVYHSLAGTFEGMSQGAVAQFFNSYVTVSESTTGIPYEAVLFYILCLILNTYILSKGLKGIEKVAKIGMPLLILFGVILAVRGLTLGTSGASDLFPDANAWDGLNFLWTPQYDSLLDLKVWMAAAGQIFFTLSVGMGTIHCYAAYIDAKDDIALNATTAGFMNEFVEVVLGSTIVIPIAAGYLGLDWVLENAGFGMAFQTMPYLFQQWGPVLAALGGLFWFGLLFFAGITSSLAMGTPWMGFMRDEFNWSQNKGAWSFGLLILVMGLPTVIFYNQGVFDEYDYWAGTVSLVVFAMFETILFSWVFGMKKGWAEITRGADIKIPNVYKFIIKFVTPVMLIIIFLGSLFKPQNNEWSENISSLFSGNGWTLDNGSIIKTVTHAGLKDQIAAATDIAVRAGLEDKIMYLNFARIMLLSLFIGISLLVYFAFLKRRREGRATL; this comes from the coding sequence ATGGCAGTAAAATCAGAATCTTGGGGAACCAGGACGGGATTAATCCTCGCAATGGCAGGAAATGCAGTAGGACTTGGAAATTTTTTACGTTTTCCTGTTCAAGCGGTACAAAATGGAGGCGGTGCATTTATAATCCCTTATCTAGTCTGCTTTTTATTAATGGGAATTCCCTTGTTATATATTGAGTGGGCATCAGGTCGCTTTGGCGGAAAATTTGGAAACCACTCCACTCCGTATATATTTGACTCAATGGTAAAAGGAAGAGTCCTTAAATATATAGGTGTATTCGGAATTTTTACAAATGTCGCTGTTGCAGCATACTACTGTTATATTGAGTCTTGGACAATATCCTACGTGTACCACTCGCTCGCAGGAACTTTTGAAGGAATGAGCCAAGGTGCAGTTGCGCAGTTTTTTAATTCTTATGTTACCGTCTCAGAATCAACCACTGGGATTCCCTACGAAGCGGTGCTTTTTTATATTTTATGTCTTATTCTTAATACTTATATCCTTTCAAAAGGATTAAAAGGAATAGAAAAGGTTGCAAAAATCGGAATGCCATTATTGATATTATTTGGAGTAATCCTTGCCGTTCGCGGGCTAACGCTTGGTACCAGTGGCGCATCAGATTTATTTCCAGATGCAAATGCTTGGGATGGTCTAAACTTTTTATGGACACCGCAGTATGATTCGCTTCTAGACCTTAAGGTTTGGATGGCCGCTGCCGGACAAATTTTCTTCACACTTTCTGTGGGAATGGGAACTATTCACTGTTATGCCGCTTATATCGATGCAAAAGACGATATCGCTTTGAATGCTACTACAGCAGGCTTTATGAATGAATTTGTAGAAGTTGTTTTAGGAAGTACCATCGTTATTCCAATTGCAGCAGGATACTTAGGACTTGATTGGGTATTAGAAAATGCAGGTTTCGGAATGGCATTCCAGACCATGCCATATTTATTCCAACAATGGGGACCAGTTTTGGCAGCCTTAGGAGGTCTATTTTGGTTTGGATTATTATTTTTTGCGGGAATCACCTCATCATTGGCAATGGGAACACCGTGGATGGGCTTTATGCGCGACGAATTTAACTGGAGTCAGAATAAAGGTGCGTGGTCTTTTGGATTACTGATCCTCGTTATGGGACTTCCAACCGTAATTTTTTATAATCAAGGAGTTTTTGATGAATATGATTATTGGGCGGGAACCGTAAGTTTAGTAGTTTTTGCGATGTTCGAAACCATTTTATTCTCGTGGGTTTTCGGAATGAAGAAAGGTTGGGCAGAAATTACCAGAGGAGCGGATATCAAAATACCTAATGTCTATAAATTTATTATCAAATTTGTAACGCCCGTTATGCTGATTATAATTTTCTTGGGGTCATTATTTAAACCTCAAAACAACGAATGGTCAGAAAATATCTCAAGCTTATTTTCAGGTAATGGATGGACATTGGACAATGGCTCAATTATCAAAACTGTCACGCACGCTGGTCTTAAAGATCAGATTGCTGCAGCAACAGATATCGCAGTTCGAGCAGGTTTAGAAGACAAAATCATGTATCTTAATTTCGCCCGAATAATGTTATTATCATTATTTATTGGAATCAGTTTGCTCGTGTATTTCGCATTTTTAAAGAGAAGAAGAGAAGGTCGCGCAACCCTATAA